The following are from one region of the Cryptococcus deuterogattii R265 chromosome 8, complete sequence genome:
- a CDS encoding cytosolic Fe-S cluster assembly factor NAR1 → MAFSGALTITDLDDFLTPSQACIIPVRNNKKPTEDEGPTEIHIDSNNNYYEVSTYPSVGHDDDIGNPKKALEKAEINLNDCLACSGCITSTESLLITMQSQNEVLQFIKTNPTALDPDSPCHKPRLSILSISPQTLASLSAAYATASSRSPISLLVLLRRIRAFLSQPENGAWRVWDTTFARHMSLRESVVEFHERKDNKEKGKAVEMPMLASACPGWVCYAEKAQGDMLPLLSAARSSQGIVGALAKSWYGHKLRYKPDEIYHVTAMPCYDKKLEASRSDFYSSLYSTRDVDCVLTTGELDLLLKELGFEPYVPVANESTPSCSATEDSPFPELLTHEGSSSGSYLQTIIYDVQRSHPNPTRITTREIRGSTDNVEYLIQDTVTGQVIFKGAKVYGFRNLQNLVRKVAKETGIGRSGRGAGAGKLSAAVAARRRKAKTATPAVTSAPISADGTDSESIASLSLVRGEDRKLDFVEVMACPGGCVNGGGQMKPTVPTPSAPEAMEVDEEGYQRVLPDDGVAVAVNGGSNDVGTGTVAGMEEGMRWSTKEWVAKVEDIYWTGLPTPPPSPPLTASNVSGFAPQVKTNGITSVHTKNGIDRNLQSDQLAEEIIHEVCGDDASKRWEFMRTRFRKVESDVLSSGGVTHEAVKW, encoded by the exons CGGAAATCCGAAAAAGGCATTGGAGAAGGCAGAAATCAATTTAAATGATTGCTTGGCTTGCAG CGGGTGTATTACCTCCACTGAATCGCTTTTGATCACGATGCAGTCCCAAAATGAGGTCCTCCAATTTATCAAAACGAATCCGACAGCACTAGATCCTGACTCCCCCTGCCACAAGCCGCGTTTATCTATCCTTTCCATATCGCCTCAGACCCTCGCTTCTCTATCTGCAGCTTATGCGACCGCATCCTCTCGATCTCCCATTTCTCTTTTGGTGCTTTTACGACGTATCCGTGCATTCCTCTCCCAGCCGGAAAATGGAGCTTGGAGAGTATGGGACACAACTTTTGCCCGGCATATGAGTTTGAGAGAATCTGTGGTTGAGTTCCATGAGCGAAAGGacaacaaggaaaaggggaaggcTGTGGAGATGCCGATGCTGGCGAGTGCTTGTCCCGGATGGGTTTGTTACGCGGAGAAGGCACAGGGTGATATGTTGCCCTTGTTGAGTGCGGCTAGGAGTAGCCAGGGAATTGTTGGGGCTTTAGCAAAGTCTTGGTATGGTCACAAATTGCGGTACAA ACCCGATGAGATTTATCACGTTACTGCAATGCCTTGTTATGACAAGAAGCTCGAAGCCTCAAGATCCGACTTCTATTCTTCCCTCTATTCAACGCGCGATGTCGACTGTGTTCTCACAACTGGCGAACTTGACCTGCTCCTTAAAGAACTTGGATTCGAACCCTATGTTCCTGTCGCCAACGAGTCTACTCCATCTTGCTCGGCTACTGAAGACTCGCCATTCCCTGAACTCCTAACTCATGAAGGTTCCAGCTCCGGCTCCTATCTCCAGACCATCATTTATGACGTCCAACGCTCTCATCCCAATCCTACTCGAATTACGACCCGTGAGATCAGAGGTTCAACAGACAACGTGGAATACCTCATTCAGGATACTGTCACTGGCCAAGTCATTTTCAAGGGTGCCAAGGTCTATGGGTTCCGTAATCTTCAAAACCTGGTTCGAAAAGTGGCAAAAGAGACGGGTATCGGTCGTTCCGGTCGGGGCGCGGGCGCTGGCAAGCTAAGTGCCGCCGTCGCAGCCCGTCGACGGAAGGCCAAGACGGCAACACCAGCAGTAACGTCTGCTCCAATTTCCGCCGACGGGACAGATTCTGAGAGCATTGCATCCCTCAGTTTAGTTAGGGGGGAGGATCGGAAGCTCGATTTCGTAGAGGTTATGGCTTGTCCTGGAGGATGTGTGAACGGAGGTGGTCAGATGAAGCCAACCGTACCTACACCATCAGCTCCGGAAGCGATGGAagtagatgaagaagggtatcAACGAGTTCTTCCCGACGATGGTGTAGCTGTCGCTGTGAATGGAGGAAGTAATGACGTTGGTACAGGGACAGTCGcagggatggaggaagggatgcGATGGTCAACGAAAGAATGGGTTGCCAAGGTGGAAGATATCTATTGGACAGGATTACCTacccctccaccatcacctCCTCTTACTGCTTCAAACGTGAGTGGGTTTGCACCCCAAGTCAAGACCAACGGCATTACCAGCGTTCACACCAAGAACGGGATCGACCGTAATCTTCAATCTGACCAGCTTGCCGAGGAAATCATCCATGAAGTCTGTGGGGACGATGCATCTAAGCGATGGGAGTTTATGAGGACGAGGTTTaggaaggtggagagtgATGTTTTGTCATCAGGAGGGGTTACTCACGAGGCGGTCAAATGGTAG